One genomic window of [Clostridium] scindens ATCC 35704 includes the following:
- a CDS encoding AraC family transcriptional regulator, whose translation MTYVKTKLKREIIIDSIITIHYFEYMKDFVFNGESHNFWEFLYVDNGTVSVCSDDTWLILNTGDIVFHQPNEFHAIKSIGKNSPNLIAISFVCDSPAMDFFIQKSFTLTENERELISHIISESRRSFSTPLHIPSVEQVQIKDETPFASQQLVLMYLELFLITSIRNHPENIATQTSLPKASPEKKATKQERLEKILQYMEFHICEQIKIPEICDTFSISRSSLQALFHETMNCGAIDYFNNMKIQRAKEIIRDGTMNFTEITYFLSYNSLPYFSKQFKAATGMSPSEYSSSVKGITEALRGSNS comes from the coding sequence ATGACGTACGTGAAGACCAAACTAAAACGAGAGATTATCATAGACTCTATTATTACGATTCATTATTTTGAATATATGAAAGACTTTGTGTTCAATGGGGAATCTCATAATTTTTGGGAATTTTTATATGTAGATAACGGAACCGTCTCTGTGTGTTCTGATGACACCTGGCTGATACTGAATACTGGAGATATTGTCTTCCACCAGCCGAATGAATTCCACGCGATCAAGTCCATCGGCAAGAATTCCCCGAATCTGATCGCCATATCGTTCGTCTGTGATTCTCCGGCGATGGATTTCTTCATTCAGAAGAGTTTTACACTGACCGAGAATGAACGGGAACTCATCTCACACATTATCTCAGAAAGCCGCAGGAGTTTCTCAACGCCTTTACATATTCCTTCTGTAGAGCAGGTACAGATTAAGGATGAGACTCCTTTCGCTTCACAGCAATTAGTATTAATGTATCTGGAACTTTTTCTTATCACTTCCATTCGGAATCATCCGGAGAATATAGCAACACAGACCAGCCTTCCTAAAGCCTCTCCGGAGAAAAAGGCGACGAAGCAGGAACGGCTGGAAAAGATTCTACAGTATATGGAATTCCATATCTGCGAACAGATTAAGATTCCGGAAATCTGCGATACATTCTCCATCAGCCGCTCTTCCCTGCAGGCATTGTTCCACGAGACTATGAACTGTGGCGCGATTGATTATTTTAATAATATGAAGATTCAGCGGGCGAAGGAAATAATCCGAGACGGAACGATGAATTTTACAGAGATTACATATTTTCTGTCTTATAATTCGCTGCCATATTTTTCGAAGCAGTTTAAGGCGGCTACAGGGATGTCTCCTTCGGAGTATTCTTCCTCGGTAAAGGGGATAACGGAGGCGCTTCGCGGTAGTAATTCTTAA
- a CDS encoding aminopeptidase, which translates to MERKNLWSTFDERQLGELEAVSDKYRRCLDKGKTERECVRTAIALAKEAGYRDMKELIRKGQRIHPQEKVYMEYMERAIILFQAGEEPIEQGMNILGAHIDSPRIDIKQNPLYESAQVAYLDTHYYGGIKKYQWLAMPLAIHGVVIKMDGSKVDITIGEDDTEPTFVITDLLPHLAYGQMEKKAEKFVDAEKMDLVIGNRPLGEDKDEAVRKQMLHILKENYGIEEEDFLSAELEIVPAGKARECGLDRSMVLAYGQDDRVCAFASLFAMLEEKKVSRTSCCILIDKEEIGSVGSSGMTSKFFENTVAEYIALSTEYNDLVLRRTLANSKMLSSDVSAGYDPMYEEVYEKKNAAYLAYGPVFNKYTGKGGKSGSNDANPEYIAALRRIMKNAGVNYQTAELGKIDVGGGGTIAYLMAVYGMEVIDSGVAVLSMHAPWELTSKADIYESVRCYHAFLEAEF; encoded by the coding sequence ATGGAACGAAAGAATTTGTGGAGTACTTTTGATGAAAGACAGCTGGGCGAACTTGAGGCAGTATCAGATAAGTATCGCAGATGTCTGGATAAAGGCAAGACCGAGCGTGAATGTGTGAGAACAGCGATTGCGCTTGCCAAAGAAGCGGGATACCGTGATATGAAGGAGCTAATCCGTAAGGGACAGCGTATACATCCACAGGAGAAGGTTTATATGGAGTATATGGAGAGAGCGATTATTCTGTTTCAGGCAGGAGAGGAGCCGATTGAACAGGGAATGAATATCCTTGGTGCGCATATTGATTCTCCACGTATTGACATCAAGCAGAATCCACTCTATGAGTCTGCCCAGGTAGCATATCTGGATACGCACTATTATGGCGGGATTAAGAAATACCAGTGGCTTGCCATGCCGCTTGCTATCCATGGTGTAGTGATTAAGATGGATGGCTCGAAGGTGGATATCACAATTGGGGAAGATGATACTGAGCCAACCTTTGTAATTACAGATCTGCTGCCGCACCTGGCATATGGGCAGATGGAGAAGAAGGCAGAGAAGTTCGTAGATGCAGAGAAGATGGATCTGGTCATCGGCAATCGTCCGCTTGGGGAAGATAAGGACGAAGCAGTGAGAAAACAGATGCTTCATATCCTGAAAGAGAACTATGGAATCGAGGAAGAAGATTTCCTGTCGGCGGAGTTAGAGATTGTTCCTGCAGGCAAGGCGAGAGAATGCGGGCTTGACCGCAGCATGGTGCTGGCCTATGGACAGGATGACCGTGTATGTGCATTCGCTTCACTGTTCGCGATGCTGGAGGAGAAGAAGGTATCCAGAACGTCCTGCTGTATCCTGATCGACAAAGAAGAGATCGGCAGCGTGGGCTCCAGTGGAATGACTTCTAAGTTCTTCGAGAATACAGTAGCAGAATATATTGCGCTGAGTACAGAATATAATGATCTGGTGCTTCGCCGTACACTGGCGAATTCCAAGATGCTTTCTTCTGATGTCAGTGCAGGATATGACCCAATGTATGAAGAAGTATATGAGAAAAAGAACGCTGCATATCTGGCATATGGTCCTGTATTCAACAAATATACCGGGAAAGGCGGCAAGAGCGGCTCGAATGACGCGAACCCGGAATATATCGCTGCCTTGAGACGGATTATGAAGAATGCAGGTGTGAATTACCAGACCGCGGAATTAGGCAAGATTGATGTTGGCGGGGGCGGAACAATCGCTTATTTGATGGCTGTCTATGGAATGGAAGTCATCGATAGCGGCGTGGCAGTGCTCTCCATGCATGCACCGTGGGAACTGACCAGTAAGGCAGATATCTATGAATCGGTCAGGTGCTATCATGCATTCTTAGAAGCAGAGTTTTAG
- the trxB gene encoding thioredoxin-disulfide reductase yields the protein MYDIVIVGGGIAGMTAAIYGLRAGKKVMLIEGTTFGGQITLSPHVENYPGIAGMSGNEFAATMMEQVSAFGAELSYTKVTAVKKDGNHKIVVTEDGETPCKSVILATGTTHRHLGIPKEKELIGAGISYCAVCDGAFFKGSDVAVVGGGSTALQDASFLSEYCSHVYVIHRRDEFRGEKRLLETLKQKENVTFVLDSIVSEILGTDVVEGIEIQNKKTGEVMEQKVGGIFIAVGQVPNNEAFEETVKLDDYGYILAAEDCRTSVPGIFAAGDCRTKEVRQLTTASADGAVAALAACKYIEEMDE from the coding sequence ATGTATGATATTGTGATTGTCGGAGGCGGAATCGCCGGTATGACGGCTGCAATCTACGGGCTGCGCGCGGGGAAAAAAGTAATGCTCATCGAAGGAACAACCTTCGGTGGGCAAATTACTTTGTCGCCCCATGTGGAGAATTATCCGGGGATTGCCGGCATGAGCGGAAATGAATTCGCGGCAACTATGATGGAACAGGTTTCGGCCTTTGGCGCGGAACTAAGTTATACAAAAGTAACGGCTGTCAAGAAAGACGGAAACCATAAGATCGTGGTGACGGAGGATGGGGAGACTCCCTGCAAGAGCGTTATCCTGGCGACAGGAACCACGCACCGTCATCTTGGGATACCGAAGGAAAAGGAATTGATAGGCGCCGGGATATCTTACTGCGCGGTCTGCGACGGCGCATTCTTTAAAGGAAGCGATGTCGCCGTTGTGGGAGGCGGAAGCACGGCATTGCAGGATGCTTCCTTCCTGAGCGAATACTGCAGCCATGTGTATGTGATTCACCGAAGAGACGAGTTCCGTGGAGAGAAACGGCTCCTGGAGACCTTGAAGCAGAAGGAAAATGTCACTTTCGTGCTGGACAGTATCGTGAGCGAGATTCTGGGCACTGACGTGGTGGAAGGAATCGAGATACAGAACAAGAAGACAGGAGAGGTAATGGAACAGAAGGTAGGGGGTATCTTTATCGCGGTTGGCCAGGTTCCCAATAACGAGGCTTTCGAAGAGACTGTGAAATTGGATGACTATGGCTATATTCTTGCTGCGGAAGATTGCAGGACCTCTGTGCCTGGCATTTTTGCCGCTGGCGACTGCCGAACCAAAGAAGTGCGCCAGCTTACCACTGCCTCGGCGGACGGAGCAGTCGCGGCGCTGGCGGCCTGCAAGTATATAGAAGAGATGGATGAATAA
- a CDS encoding ribonucleoside triphosphate reductase, with protein sequence MYRVMKRDGQVAEFTLSKIGVAIEKAFKAQEKEYNQDIIDLLALKVTADFEPKIKDSLINVEDIQDSVEAVLIKAGYADVAKGYILYRKQREKIRNLNSTMLDYKEIVDSYVKITDWRVKENSTVTYSVGGLILSNSGAITANYWLSEIYDEEIGQAHRNADIHIHDLSMLTGYCAGWSLKQLIQEGLGGIPGKISSSPAKHLSVLCNQMVNFLGIMQNEWAGAQAFSSFDTYLAPFVKADNLSYHEVKKCIESFIYGVNTPSRWGTQAPFSNITLDWTVPNDLANLPAIIGGKEMDFTYGDCKKEMDMVNKAFIEIMIEGDAHGRGFQYPIPTYSITSDFDWSDTENNRLLFEMTAKYGTPYFSNYINSDMEPSDVRSMCCRLRLDLRELRKKSGGFFGSGESTGSVGVVTINMPRIAYQSANEEEFFARLDKMMDISARSLHVKRVVISKLMNEGLYPYTKRYLGTFDNHFSTIGLIGMNEAGLNANWIGKDMTHEETQEFTKKVLNHMRERLSAYQEEYGDLYNLEATPAESTTYRFAKHDKAQFPDIITAAEGDGTPYYTNSSHLPVGYTEDVFEALDIQDELQTLYTSGTVFHAFLGEKLPSWKAAASLVRKIAENYKLPYYTMSPTYSICKNHGYLNGEQYSCPECGETTEVYSRITGYYRPVQNWNDGKAQEFKDRKVYDLSHSKLQVKAKAEEHIDEVLKQEAQEPKKLLFTTKTCPNCIMAKTMLEKANIDYEIVDAQEHADLVEKYGVKQAPTLIVIQEGKVEKLANASNIKKYIESN encoded by the coding sequence ATGTATCGAGTAATGAAACGCGACGGACAGGTAGCAGAGTTTACCCTGTCCAAGATAGGCGTTGCAATTGAGAAAGCATTCAAGGCACAGGAGAAAGAGTATAACCAGGACATCATAGATTTGCTGGCGTTGAAGGTCACGGCTGATTTTGAGCCAAAGATCAAGGATTCTTTGATTAATGTAGAGGATATCCAGGACAGCGTGGAGGCCGTTTTGATCAAGGCCGGATATGCAGACGTGGCAAAAGGCTATATTCTGTATAGAAAACAAAGGGAGAAGATCCGTAACCTGAACTCTACCATGCTGGATTATAAAGAGATTGTGGACAGTTACGTAAAGATTACGGACTGGAGAGTCAAAGAGAATTCAACCGTCACGTATTCCGTAGGCGGATTGATCTTAAGCAACTCTGGCGCTATCACGGCCAATTATTGGTTGTCTGAGATCTACGACGAAGAGATTGGACAGGCACACCGGAATGCGGATATCCATATCCACGATTTATCCATGCTGACAGGATACTGTGCAGGATGGTCGCTGAAGCAGTTAATACAGGAAGGGCTTGGCGGGATCCCTGGCAAGATATCCTCCTCTCCGGCCAAACACTTAAGCGTGCTGTGCAATCAGATGGTTAACTTCCTTGGAATCATGCAGAATGAATGGGCAGGCGCCCAGGCATTCTCATCCTTTGATACCTATCTGGCGCCTTTCGTGAAAGCAGATAACCTGTCATATCATGAAGTGAAAAAGTGCATCGAATCCTTTATCTATGGAGTAAATACGCCGTCACGCTGGGGAACCCAGGCACCATTTTCCAACATTACGCTGGACTGGACCGTTCCTAATGACCTGGCGAACCTGCCGGCCATCATAGGCGGAAAAGAGATGGATTTTACCTATGGAGACTGCAAGAAAGAGATGGATATGGTCAACAAGGCATTCATCGAGATCATGATTGAGGGGGATGCCCACGGAAGGGGCTTCCAGTATCCAATCCCTACCTACTCCATTACCAGTGATTTTGACTGGTCCGATACAGAGAACAACCGGCTTCTCTTTGAAATGACCGCCAAATATGGAACACCATATTTTTCGAACTATATCAACAGCGACATGGAGCCAAGCGATGTCAGAAGCATGTGCTGCCGCCTCCGCCTGGATCTGCGAGAATTGCGTAAGAAGTCCGGCGGCTTCTTTGGAAGCGGCGAGAGTACCGGCTCTGTAGGAGTAGTTACCATCAACATGCCAAGGATTGCTTACCAGTCTGCGAATGAAGAGGAATTTTTTGCTCGTCTGGATAAGATGATGGATATATCTGCGCGATCCCTTCATGTAAAACGCGTGGTTATCTCTAAACTGATGAACGAAGGATTGTATCCATATACCAAACGCTACTTGGGAACGTTTGACAATCACTTCTCCACCATTGGGCTGATTGGAATGAATGAAGCAGGTCTGAATGCAAATTGGATTGGCAAGGATATGACCCATGAAGAGACGCAGGAATTCACTAAGAAGGTTCTGAACCATATGCGGGAACGCCTGTCTGCTTATCAGGAAGAGTACGGTGATTTGTATAACTTGGAGGCAACTCCGGCAGAGTCCACGACTTATAGATTTGCCAAGCATGACAAGGCACAGTTCCCGGATATTATCACGGCTGCCGAAGGCGATGGAACGCCATATTACACCAACAGTTCTCATCTGCCGGTGGGCTATACGGAAGATGTCTTTGAAGCCCTGGATATCCAGGATGAGCTTCAGACGCTGTATACATCAGGCACGGTATTCCATGCATTCCTGGGAGAGAAACTTCCAAGTTGGAAGGCAGCCGCCTCTCTGGTCCGTAAGATTGCCGAGAATTATAAACTGCCATACTATACTATGTCGCCGACCTATTCCATTTGCAAGAATCACGGATATCTGAACGGCGAACAGTATAGTTGTCCGGAATGTGGGGAGACTACGGAAGTATACAGCAGAATTACCGGCTATTACCGTCCGGTTCAGAACTGGAACGACGGAAAGGCCCAGGAATTCAAAGATAGGAAGGTATATGATCTCAGCCATTCCAAACTGCAGGTAAAAGCAAAAGCAGAAGAACATATAGATGAAGTATTAAAGCAGGAAGCCCAAGAGCCAAAGAAGCTTCTTTTTACCACCAAGACCTGTCCGAACTGCATTATGGCCAAGACCATGCTGGAGAAGGCTAACATAGATTACGAGATCGTAGATGCGCAGGAACATGCAGATCTGGTGGAGAAATACGGGGTAAAGCAGGCGCCGACTTTGATCGTGATCCAAGAAGGCAAAGTAGAAAAACTTGCAAATGCATCCAATATTAAAAAATATATCGAGAGTAATTAA
- a CDS encoding anaerobic ribonucleoside-triphosphate reductase activating protein produces MVIQGLQKLTLLDYPGKVACTVFTAGCNFRCPFCHNASLVIDTYKNEEISLEEVYSYLKKRQGILDGVCVTGGEPLIQHGIEEFLGNIKEMGYAVKLDTNGSFPEKLKKIVSAGLVDYVAMDIKNSRESYGKTIGIEGYDTGNVEKSIQYLRSGSVPYEFRTTVVQEFHRRSDFESIGKWIEGADKYYLQQFVDSGDLIQDGLHGYNKDIMNQALEVVKKSVQMAELRGL; encoded by the coding sequence ATGGTAATACAAGGGCTTCAGAAACTGACGCTTCTGGACTATCCGGGGAAGGTTGCATGTACGGTATTTACGGCGGGCTGTAATTTTCGCTGTCCGTTCTGCCACAATGCATCTTTGGTGATTGACACCTATAAGAATGAGGAGATCTCGCTGGAGGAGGTGTACTCCTATCTGAAGAAACGCCAGGGAATCCTGGACGGCGTATGCGTCACAGGGGGAGAGCCGCTGATCCAGCATGGGATTGAAGAGTTCCTTGGAAATATTAAAGAGATGGGATACGCGGTGAAACTGGATACCAACGGCAGCTTCCCGGAGAAGTTAAAGAAGATCGTCTCGGCGGGGCTGGTGGATTACGTGGCTATGGATATCAAGAATTCCAGGGAAAGTTATGGGAAGACGATAGGCATTGAAGGCTATGACACCGGAAATGTAGAAAAAAGCATTCAGTACCTGAGGAGCGGATCAGTACCCTATGAATTCAGGACAACGGTGGTACAGGAGTTTCATCGGCGTTCTGATTTTGAATCTATCGGAAAATGGATCGAGGGAGCCGATAAGTATTATCTCCAGCAATTTGTAGATTCCGGCGATTTGATACAGGATGGGCTCCACGGATATAATAAAGACATTATGAACCAGGCGCTGGAGGTCGTGAAGAAAAGTGTGCAAATGGCGGAATTGCGCGGCTTATAG
- a CDS encoding TetR/AcrR family transcriptional regulator: MEKQTEKKSIKNRIVSAAWQLFYEKGYNGTTVDDIIELSGTSKGSFYYYFNTKDELLNTLSLILDDYYEELEAKMDPEMNSFFKLLYLNCEMHTMMEEKISIDLLASLYSTQLVAEGQSHLLDRNRNYYKLITKIVEEGQKRGQIRTDVAVSQITKYYAMCERALVSDWCLNKGEYSLGQYSKECMPIMMEHFKA; encoded by the coding sequence ATGGAAAAACAGACAGAGAAAAAGAGCATAAAGAACAGGATTGTCTCGGCAGCCTGGCAGCTCTTCTATGAGAAAGGGTATAATGGAACGACAGTAGATGATATCATCGAACTGTCCGGGACATCGAAGGGTTCGTTTTATTACTATTTCAATACCAAAGACGAGCTTCTTAATACGTTATCCCTGATTCTGGATGACTACTATGAGGAATTGGAAGCAAAGATGGATCCGGAAATGAATAGTTTCTTCAAACTGCTATATTTAAACTGTGAGATGCATACGATGATGGAGGAGAAGATCAGCATTGATCTGCTGGCCTCCCTTTATTCCACGCAGCTTGTGGCAGAGGGACAGAGCCATCTGCTGGACAGGAACCGCAATTATTATAAACTGATCACCAAGATTGTGGAAGAAGGGCAGAAGCGCGGACAGATACGGACGGATGTAGCAGTCAGCCAGATTACGAAATATTATGCCATGTGCGAGCGCGCCCTGGTTTCGGACTGGTGCCTGAACAAAGGGGAATATTCTCTGGGGCAGTACAGCAAGGAGTGTATGCCGATCATGATGGAGCATTTCAAGGCATAG
- a CDS encoding acylphosphatase encodes MADVRKRLVFYGRVQGVGFRYTAKYLAKSLGLTGWVMNEYDGTVVMEIQGREPMIHKLMEGLNRNGFISIDWIDSKDIPTVDESCFYVR; translated from the coding sequence ATGGCAGATGTAAGAAAGCGCCTGGTCTTCTATGGCAGGGTACAGGGTGTAGGATTCAGATATACGGCCAAATATCTGGCTAAGTCCCTGGGACTTACTGGCTGGGTAATGAACGAATATGACGGAACGGTAGTGATGGAGATTCAAGGCAGGGAGCCCATGATCCACAAGTTGATGGAAGGGCTTAACAGGAACGGCTTCATCTCCATCGACTGGATTGATTCCAAAGACATACCTACGGTTGATGAGAGTTGTTTTTATGTACGCTAG
- the hypD gene encoding trans-4-hydroxy-L-proline dehydratase yields the protein MEERGMNERIRKLRKLSLETPAHIDMERAKSMTDTYEKYEGALSIPELRAQVLKDYFSTKTLYIGEGELIVGEKGDSPQASPTFPELCCHTMEDMQVMNDRELISFKVKEEDFELQERIMIPYWDKRCIRNKILRQMTPEWKKAYEAGLFTEFMEQRGPGHTVGSVKIYEKGFLDYRQDIQEAIDRLDYFHDPEALDKKNELEGMKIACDAIMILGERYAAYARELAEKESDPKRREELLQIAANCDVVPAHKPQTYWQAIQMYWFVHLGVTSELNPWDAYSPGRLDQHLNPFYERDIEAGILDDEKALELLECLWVKFNNQPAPPKVGITLKESSTYTDFANLNTGGIAPNGENGVNNVSYLILDCMDEMKLLQPSSNVQISRKTPQKFLKRACEISRKGWGQPAFYNTEAIVQELLNAGKSLEDARRGGTSGCVETGAFGNEAYILTGYFNIPKIFELTLNNGCDKMTGQQLGLKLGYATEFETYEELYDAFKKQMKYFIDIKVQGSNVIEKIYAEEMPVPFLSIITNDCISKGKDYNGGGARYNTKYLQGVGIGTITDCLASVKYNVYEKKNFSMKELMQALDDNFEGHDRILNLVSNKTPKYGNDDEYADSIMRDVFEYYRSQVTGRPNMLGGTYRINMLPTTCHVYFGDVMMASPNGRLAHKPVSEGISPEKGADTNGPTAVVKSCAKMDHLQTGGTLLNQKFTPSVVAGEEGLNQMANLVRTYFNMDGHHIQFNVIDKETLIQAQKHPEDYKDLIVRVAGYSDHFRNLSKALQDEIIERTEQSFN from the coding sequence ATGGAAGAAAGAGGAATGAATGAACGGATCAGAAAACTGAGGAAACTAAGCCTGGAGACGCCGGCGCACATTGATATGGAGCGGGCGAAGAGCATGACGGATACCTATGAGAAATATGAAGGAGCGCTCTCCATACCGGAACTTCGCGCCCAGGTACTGAAGGATTACTTTTCGACCAAGACTCTGTACATTGGCGAGGGAGAATTGATCGTAGGAGAAAAAGGAGACTCTCCGCAGGCATCCCCGACGTTTCCGGAATTGTGCTGCCATACCATGGAAGATATGCAGGTAATGAACGACCGGGAACTTATCAGTTTCAAAGTAAAGGAAGAGGATTTTGAACTCCAGGAGAGGATAATGATCCCATACTGGGATAAGAGATGCATCCGGAATAAGATACTCAGGCAGATGACGCCGGAGTGGAAGAAGGCCTATGAGGCTGGGCTTTTTACTGAATTTATGGAGCAGAGGGGACCAGGGCATACGGTGGGCTCTGTGAAAATATATGAAAAAGGTTTTCTGGACTACAGACAGGACATCCAGGAGGCGATTGACCGGCTGGATTACTTTCATGATCCGGAAGCCCTGGATAAGAAGAACGAGCTGGAAGGCATGAAGATTGCCTGCGATGCCATCATGATTCTTGGGGAACGCTACGCTGCATACGCCAGGGAACTGGCAGAAAAAGAGAGCGATCCAAAGCGCCGGGAAGAGTTGCTTCAAATCGCTGCCAACTGCGATGTCGTGCCAGCGCATAAGCCCCAGACCTACTGGCAGGCAATCCAGATGTACTGGTTCGTGCATCTGGGCGTGACGAGCGAGTTGAATCCTTGGGATGCATACAGCCCGGGACGCTTAGACCAGCACCTGAATCCATTTTATGAGCGGGATATAGAAGCGGGAATTCTGGATGATGAGAAGGCTCTGGAGTTACTGGAATGCCTGTGGGTAAAATTCAATAACCAGCCGGCGCCCCCGAAGGTTGGAATTACTTTGAAGGAAAGCAGTACCTATACGGATTTCGCCAATTTGAATACAGGAGGGATCGCGCCGAACGGAGAGAATGGCGTCAACAATGTAAGTTATCTGATACTGGACTGCATGGATGAAATGAAACTGCTCCAGCCAAGTTCCAATGTGCAGATCAGCAGAAAGACACCGCAGAAGTTCTTAAAGCGCGCCTGCGAGATTTCCCGCAAGGGCTGGGGACAGCCTGCTTTCTACAATACCGAGGCTATCGTGCAGGAACTTCTAAATGCCGGGAAATCCCTGGAAGACGCAAGGCGGGGCGGAACCAGCGGATGCGTGGAGACCGGGGCGTTTGGCAATGAAGCCTATATCCTGACCGGATATTTTAACATTCCGAAGATATTTGAACTGACCTTGAATAACGGCTGCGACAAGATGACAGGCCAGCAGTTGGGACTGAAACTAGGCTATGCAACGGAGTTTGAAACTTATGAAGAACTGTACGATGCGTTTAAGAAGCAGATGAAGTACTTCATTGACATTAAAGTCCAAGGAAGCAACGTGATTGAGAAGATTTATGCGGAAGAGATGCCGGTACCGTTCCTCTCCATTATCACCAACGACTGCATTTCTAAAGGAAAAGATTACAATGGAGGCGGCGCGAGATACAATACCAAGTATCTGCAAGGCGTAGGAATCGGAACCATCACGGACTGCCTGGCATCAGTGAAGTATAATGTATATGAAAAGAAGAACTTCTCAATGAAAGAACTGATGCAGGCTCTGGATGATAATTTCGAAGGGCACGACAGAATCCTGAACCTTGTAAGCAACAAGACCCCTAAGTATGGAAATGATGACGAGTATGCAGACAGCATCATGAGGGATGTCTTCGAGTATTACAGGAGCCAGGTGACAGGGCGGCCGAACATGCTGGGCGGGACCTACCGTATTAATATGCTGCCTACCACCTGCCATGTATATTTCGGCGATGTAATGATGGCAAGCCCCAACGGACGTCTGGCCCACAAGCCGGTATCCGAGGGAATCTCCCCGGAAAAAGGCGCAGATACCAACGGGCCGACGGCAGTCGTAAAATCCTGTGCCAAGATGGATCATCTCCAGACAGGCGGAACGCTGCTGAACCAGAAGTTCACCCCAAGCGTAGTCGCAGGCGAGGAAGGGCTGAATCAGATGGCGAATCTGGTGCGTACCTACTTCAACATGGACGGACACCACATTCAGTTCAACGTCATAGATAAAGAAACCCTGATCCAGGCCCAGAAACACCCGGAAGACTACAAAGACCTGATCGTGCGCGTGGCCGGATACAGCGATCATTTCCGTAATCTGAGCAAGGCGCTGCAAGATGAGATTATCGAAAGAACCGAGCAGTCGTTCAATTAG
- a CDS encoding trans-4-hydroxy-L-proline dehydratase activase, with amino-acid sequence MSLITSIQKYSIHDGDGIRTTVFFKGCQLRCVWCHNPETQSYKKQMLYDAERCTGCRNCEPACPNRAIRGEEGKVFTDMRLCDGCGTCVDFCNQNLREIVGREYSVDELVKELKKDEMFYEESGGGVTLSGGEVMTADMDYVEELAKKLYRHGITVTIDTCGQAPYENFARILPYVDTFLYDIKTMDSQIHKKYMGAGNETILSNLERLSAAGARIYIRIPTIKEVNGTDEDMKAMIKYLQEKNIRVANINLLPYHNTGSGKYEKIGRTYDGTELHAPEKEEMEHFVDLFKESGFHNIKIGG; translated from the coding sequence ATGAGCCTGATCACGAGTATACAGAAATACTCTATCCATGACGGAGATGGCATCAGAACAACCGTTTTTTTCAAGGGCTGCCAATTAAGGTGCGTATGGTGCCATAATCCGGAAACCCAGAGTTATAAGAAGCAGATGCTGTATGACGCAGAAAGATGTACAGGATGCAGAAACTGCGAACCAGCCTGTCCGAACCGGGCGATTCGCGGAGAAGAGGGGAAAGTGTTCACGGATATGCGGCTCTGTGACGGATGCGGCACGTGCGTGGATTTTTGTAATCAGAATCTAAGAGAGATCGTAGGAAGAGAATACTCCGTAGATGAATTGGTGAAGGAGTTAAAGAAAGATGAGATGTTCTATGAAGAGTCCGGCGGTGGCGTCACATTATCCGGTGGCGAGGTAATGACAGCGGATATGGACTACGTAGAAGAACTAGCGAAAAAACTTTACCGGCATGGAATCACTGTAACGATTGATACTTGCGGACAGGCGCCATATGAGAACTTTGCCCGGATTCTGCCATATGTGGACACCTTCCTGTATGATATTAAAACGATGGATAGTCAGATACATAAAAAGTATATGGGTGCAGGGAATGAGACGATCCTGTCCAATCTGGAAAGATTAAGCGCGGCGGGCGCAAGAATCTATATCCGGATTCCCACCATCAAGGAGGTTAATGGTACGGATGAGGATATGAAAGCGATGATCAAGTATCTTCAAGAGAAGAATATCCGGGTGGCAAATATTAATCTTCTACCTTATCATAACACCGGTTCAGGGAAGTATGAGAAGATAGGCAGGACATACGATGGAACAGAACTTCATGCACCGGAAAAAGAAGAAATGGAACATTTTGTAGATTTATTTAAGGAATCAGGATTCCACAATATCAAAATAGGAGGCTAG